One Cellulomonas soli DNA window includes the following coding sequences:
- a CDS encoding DUF6338 family protein: MITENWLGILLFFLFAAPGLLYDLREDRYRATVKESAFREAGRTALASVLLASAALPFTYLASLLLPAVFASPAEALRAGAGAVRVDPARLGATVAVQVGVALALAWLVQWLRRRSSETNIVADSLWTLSLRDQKTPDSRVLVRARLKSGEIWSGLVEGFSADLEVADRELVLGPPLSRISNRKSQEMPQEWVRVVITGTEIEYLMVQYVTLDEG; this comes from the coding sequence TTGATCACGGAGAACTGGCTGGGGATCCTGCTCTTCTTCCTCTTCGCCGCACCCGGCCTGCTGTACGACCTTCGGGAGGATCGGTACCGGGCTACGGTGAAGGAGAGTGCGTTCCGCGAAGCCGGTCGCACAGCACTTGCGTCGGTTCTGCTAGCGAGCGCAGCCCTGCCGTTCACCTACCTGGCGTCGCTGCTTCTTCCAGCCGTGTTCGCGTCGCCTGCCGAGGCCTTGCGCGCAGGAGCAGGAGCGGTGAGGGTCGATCCGGCACGGCTCGGAGCAACCGTCGCCGTCCAGGTGGGCGTGGCACTGGCGCTCGCCTGGCTCGTGCAGTGGCTCAGGCGCCGCAGCTCGGAGACGAACATCGTCGCTGACTCGTTGTGGACTCTGTCGCTGCGAGACCAGAAGACTCCCGATTCCCGTGTGCTCGTTCGGGCGCGGCTCAAGAGCGGCGAGATCTGGTCGGGGCTCGTCGAAGGGTTCAGTGCAGACCTAGAAGTCGCCGATCGGGAACTAGTCCTTGGACCGCCACTGTCCCGAATCTCGAACCGCAAGTCACAGGAGATGCCGCAGGAGTGGGTGCGCGTCGTGATCACCGGGACTGAGATCGAATACCTCATGGTCCAATACGTGACCCTCGACGAGGGGTAG
- a CDS encoding aldo/keto reductase, whose translation MTSSGQLTLTNGVQIPTLGFGTWQIPDGAAAYDAVSAALAAGYRHIDTARAYGNESSVGRAIADSGLAREDVFVTTKLPAEIKDHDAAATSLQESLAALGLAYVDLYLIHAPWPWAQMGADHATGNALAWAAMEGAHEHRLARAIGVSNFAVSDLEKLIAASRLKPQVNQIKFYIGNTQDEITRYCQTHDILVEGFSPLATGSILSNADVLDVARTYDRSVAQLCIRYVQQRGVVPLPKTTTPSRMVENADLGFTITDEHMALLDGLTDTATEHHGPKPRA comes from the coding sequence ATGACCAGCTCTGGCCAGCTCACCCTCACCAACGGCGTGCAGATTCCCACCCTCGGGTTCGGCACGTGGCAGATCCCGGACGGCGCGGCGGCCTATGACGCGGTTTCCGCGGCTCTGGCGGCCGGGTACCGGCACATCGACACCGCCCGCGCCTACGGCAACGAGTCCTCCGTCGGCCGCGCGATCGCCGACTCCGGCCTGGCCCGCGAGGACGTCTTCGTGACCACCAAGCTGCCCGCCGAGATCAAGGACCACGACGCTGCCGCGACCAGCCTGCAGGAGTCCCTGGCCGCGCTCGGGCTGGCGTACGTCGACCTGTACCTGATCCACGCGCCCTGGCCCTGGGCGCAGATGGGCGCCGACCACGCCACCGGGAACGCCCTGGCATGGGCCGCGATGGAGGGCGCCCACGAACACCGCCTGGCCCGCGCGATCGGCGTGTCCAACTTCGCCGTCTCCGACCTCGAGAAGCTGATCGCGGCTTCCCGCCTGAAGCCGCAGGTCAACCAGATCAAGTTCTACATCGGCAACACCCAGGACGAGATCACCCGCTACTGCCAGACCCACGACATCCTCGTCGAGGGCTTCTCGCCCCTCGCGACCGGGTCGATCCTGTCCAACGCCGACGTGCTGGACGTCGCGCGCACCTACGACCGGTCCGTCGCGCAGCTGTGCATCCGGTACGTGCAGCAGCGCGGAGTCGTCCCCTTGCCGAAGACCACGACGCCGTCACGGATGGTCGAGAACGCCGACCTCGGCTTCACCATCACCGACGAGCACATGGCCCTCCTCGACGGACTGACCGACACGGCGACCGAGCACCACGGTCCCAAGCCTCGCGCCTGA
- a CDS encoding putative toxin: MAERRAGRPAGCGRWCSSPRPGARAELGAGDFIDVCAGTYTTRWAEATALALEIITMRPVSAVRSLAVRGPAAAEGAAGLAQLSTRSAPSTTALGVGATSAEELLAANAAVDGMVGVRAAGAAGEQAAGIIKNTQRIPSLSGTASYRIPDELTSTALGEVKNVANLSYTNQLRDFAAYAEQEGMGFNLYVRDSTTLSGPLQDAVSAGQINLIRSLP; encoded by the coding sequence TTGGCAGAGCGGCGCGCAGGTCGGCCGGCAGGGTGCGGTCGATGGTGTAGCTCGCCACGGCCAGGGGCGCGCGCGGAACTCGGCGCGGGCGACTTCATCGACGTCTGCGCCGGGACCTACACCACCCGCTGGGCCGAAGCGACAGCCCTGGCCCTCGAGATCATCACGATGCGGCCGGTGTCGGCGGTGCGGTCCCTTGCTGTGCGCGGACCGGCTGCTGCAGAGGGCGCGGCAGGCCTGGCGCAACTCTCCACCCGAAGTGCACCCTCGACCACCGCCCTGGGCGTCGGGGCGACGTCGGCGGAGGAACTCCTCGCAGCGAACGCCGCGGTTGACGGAATGGTGGGGGTGCGGGCTGCTGGCGCTGCTGGTGAGCAGGCAGCCGGTATCATCAAGAACACTCAGCGCATCCCGTCGTTGAGTGGCACGGCGTCCTATCGGATCCCGGACGAGTTGACGAGCACGGCTCTGGGCGAGGTGAAGAACGTCGCAAACCTGAGCTACACGAACCAGTTGCGCGACTTCGCTGCCTATGCCGAGCAGGAGGGCATGGGGTTCAACCTGTACGTCCGCGACTCGACGACGCTCTCGGGGCCACTGCAGGACGCGGTCAGTGCTGGCCAGATCAACTTGATCAGGAGTCTGCCCTGA
- a CDS encoding DHA2 family efflux MFS transporter permease subunit, whose product MTTDSAAPIAPGRPLRDAVPAAPAAGTLTPGTPVVLGLLVVSTFVVILNETIMNVALASLIADLGITAATAQWLTTGYLLTMAIVIPTSGFILQRFTTRQVFLTAMSLFAAGTLIAALSPGFGVLLTGRIVQAAGAAVMMPLLMTAVLTIVPAGRRGSMMGTISIVTAVAPALGPTLSGAILSAAHWHVLFWTVLPIALVMVALGAWRLKNVTATVPAPLDAPSVIVSAIAFGAIVFGLSSIGEATGGHAPVPPWIALVVGAGFLAWFIHRQRHLARADRALLDLRTFATPTFAVAIVALALVVMTLFGTLTVLPLYLQDVLGTSALTTGLLLLPGGVLMAVLSPVVGRLYDRLGAGPLVIPGALVLAASQAGFALTLGPGTSPWVAMALFTLMHIALAFLFTPLMTSALSPLRPELHSHGSATYSTVQQLAGAAGTAVLVALMTTSAADGPGAGEATGVHGAYLGATVIAALAVVAALVLAGTDRRTHRALTALTAR is encoded by the coding sequence GTGACCACCGACTCCGCCGCCCCCATCGCACCGGGACGCCCGCTCCGGGACGCCGTACCAGCCGCACCGGCTGCCGGCACGCTGACGCCCGGCACGCCGGTCGTGCTCGGGCTGCTGGTCGTCTCGACGTTCGTGGTCATCCTGAACGAGACGATCATGAACGTCGCCCTGGCGAGCCTGATCGCCGACCTGGGCATCACCGCAGCGACCGCCCAGTGGCTGACCACCGGGTACCTGCTGACCATGGCGATCGTCATCCCGACCTCGGGGTTCATCCTGCAGCGCTTCACCACTCGGCAGGTGTTCCTCACGGCGATGTCCTTGTTCGCTGCCGGCACGCTGATCGCCGCGCTCTCACCCGGGTTCGGGGTGCTCCTGACCGGGCGGATCGTCCAGGCCGCCGGTGCGGCCGTGATGATGCCGCTGCTGATGACCGCGGTCCTGACCATCGTGCCGGCCGGACGGCGCGGGTCGATGATGGGCACGATCTCGATCGTCACCGCCGTCGCCCCCGCGCTCGGCCCGACCCTGTCCGGGGCGATCCTGTCGGCCGCGCACTGGCACGTCCTGTTCTGGACGGTCCTGCCGATCGCGCTGGTGATGGTGGCCCTGGGGGCGTGGCGGCTGAAGAACGTCACCGCGACCGTCCCGGCGCCGCTGGACGCGCCCTCCGTGATCGTCTCGGCGATCGCATTCGGCGCGATCGTCTTCGGCCTGTCGAGCATCGGCGAGGCCACCGGCGGGCACGCCCCGGTGCCGCCGTGGATCGCGTTGGTGGTCGGCGCGGGGTTCCTCGCCTGGTTCATCCACCGCCAGCGGCACCTCGCGCGCGCCGATCGCGCCCTGCTCGACCTGCGCACGTTCGCGACCCCGACGTTCGCCGTGGCGATCGTCGCACTGGCCCTGGTCGTGATGACCCTGTTCGGGACCCTGACGGTGCTGCCGCTCTACCTGCAGGACGTGCTGGGCACCAGCGCCCTGACCACCGGTCTGCTGCTGCTCCCCGGCGGCGTGCTCATGGCGGTGCTGTCCCCGGTGGTCGGCCGCCTCTACGACCGCCTCGGAGCGGGGCCGCTGGTCATCCCCGGCGCGCTGGTCCTGGCCGCCTCGCAGGCGGGCTTCGCGCTGACCCTGGGACCAGGCACCTCCCCGTGGGTCGCGATGGCGCTGTTCACACTCATGCACATCGCTCTGGCGTTCCTGTTCACCCCGCTCATGACGTCCGCGCTCAGCCCGCTGCGGCCCGAGCTGCACTCCCACGGATCGGCCACCTACTCCACCGTCCAGCAGCTCGCCGGCGCGGCCGGCACCGCAGTCCTGGTCGCCCTGATGACGACCAGCGCCGCCGACGGGCCCGGCGCCGGCGAGGCCACCGGCGTCCACGGCGCCTACCTCGGCGCGACCGTGATCGCCGCCCTGGCCGTGGTCGCCGCGCTCGTCCTGGCCGGGACCGACCGCCGCACCCACCGCGCCCTGACCGCCCTGACCGCCCGATGA
- a CDS encoding IS3 family transposase has product MPRPYPPQFRRRALDLVESGRTLRDVAASLGIAESALHRWRQRDLVDRGLKLGPSSSESAELASAHARIRDLEEEVKILRKAAAAVEAVVPPKERFRLVAELHGDGVRVVRACLMLGVSRSGYYDWASRAPSARAIRHAWLGDQIAAIHAASHGTYGRLRVHAELVHAGGVVVGHNTVGLLMRRAQLAGLPTHRRGKRSRREITVTDLVRRDFHRTGPNQLWVTDITEHPTREGKLYCCVVIDTYSRRVVGWAIDSRQRADLATNALGMAIDSRTPSPGTIIHGDHGPQFTSWAFTERARRAGLLPSLGTVGDPYDNAVVESFWGRMQTELLNRRRWNTRVELANAIFEYIEGFHNRRRRHSALGWNNPVEFENTTRQQPTAPHR; this is encoded by the coding sequence ATGCCGAGGCCGTATCCGCCGCAGTTTCGCCGCCGCGCACTCGATCTTGTCGAGTCCGGTCGCACCCTTCGTGACGTGGCAGCCTCGCTCGGCATCGCCGAGTCCGCGCTGCACCGGTGGCGTCAGCGCGACCTGGTCGACCGCGGGCTGAAGCTCGGCCCCTCCTCGAGCGAGAGTGCCGAGCTCGCCTCGGCGCACGCCCGGATCCGGGACCTGGAGGAAGAGGTCAAGATCCTGCGTAAGGCCGCCGCTGCGGTCGAGGCGGTGGTGCCCCCAAAAGAGCGGTTCCGCCTCGTGGCGGAACTGCACGGTGACGGTGTCCGGGTCGTCCGCGCCTGCCTGATGCTGGGAGTGTCCCGCTCCGGCTACTACGACTGGGCCTCGCGTGCTCCGTCTGCCCGCGCGATCCGACACGCCTGGCTCGGCGATCAGATCGCCGCGATCCACGCCGCCTCCCACGGCACCTACGGGCGCCTGCGGGTGCACGCCGAACTCGTGCACGCCGGCGGCGTGGTCGTCGGGCACAACACCGTCGGACTGCTCATGCGTCGCGCACAGCTGGCCGGCCTGCCCACACACCGCAGAGGCAAACGCTCCCGACGCGAGATCACCGTGACCGACCTGGTGCGCCGCGACTTCCACCGGACCGGGCCGAACCAACTCTGGGTCACCGACATCACCGAACACCCCACCCGTGAAGGCAAGCTCTACTGCTGCGTCGTCATCGACACCTACTCCAGGCGCGTGGTCGGCTGGGCCATCGACTCCCGGCAACGCGCCGACCTGGCCACCAACGCCCTGGGGATGGCAATCGACTCGCGCACGCCATCACCAGGAACGATCATCCACGGCGACCACGGCCCGCAGTTCACCTCCTGGGCGTTCACCGAACGCGCCCGCCGCGCCGGGCTGCTGCCCTCCCTGGGGACCGTGGGCGACCCGTATGACAACGCGGTGGTCGAGTCGTTCTGGGGACGCATGCAGACCGAACTGCTGAACCGCCGACGCTGGAACACCCGAGTCGAGCTCGCCAACGCGATCTTCGAGTACATCGAGGGCTTCCACAACCGCCGCCGACGCCACTCCGCACTTGGCTGGAACAACCCCGTAGAGTTCGAAAACACCACCCGCCAGCAGCCCACGGCTCCTCACCGCTGA
- a CDS encoding HEAT repeat domain-containing protein has translation MVDLAAVGFEMGSLADLRLSGVRYRKAIPVLVDWLGRASDPKLQGELVRTLSVPWANPAATRAVIDEFRAVDARVDPTGTGLRWTMGNALEVLFDDADFGAFVELAVDERYGKARQMIVLGLAKSKNPQAVDVLLGLVEDPDVDGQAVKALAKLGDPAARPAFESKLGDSRAWVRNEARKGLKKLTG, from the coding sequence TTGGTCGACCTTGCTGCGGTTGGATTCGAGATGGGCTCGCTGGCGGACCTGCGGCTGTCCGGTGTCCGGTATCGCAAGGCGATCCCGGTCCTGGTCGATTGGCTCGGTCGTGCGAGCGATCCGAAGCTCCAGGGTGAACTCGTTCGGACGCTGTCGGTGCCGTGGGCCAATCCCGCTGCAACGCGGGCGGTAATCGACGAGTTCCGCGCGGTTGACGCGCGAGTCGATCCAACCGGCACGGGGTTGCGCTGGACGATGGGCAACGCACTGGAGGTGCTGTTCGACGATGCTGACTTCGGTGCCTTCGTTGAGCTAGCCGTCGACGAGCGGTACGGCAAGGCGCGGCAAATGATCGTGCTGGGGTTGGCCAAGTCAAAGAACCCTCAGGCCGTCGACGTGCTGCTCGGCCTGGTCGAGGACCCGGACGTCGATGGGCAGGCCGTGAAGGCGCTGGCGAAGCTCGGGGATCCCGCGGCGCGGCCAGCCTTCGAGTCGAAGCTCGGTGACAGCCGTGCCTGGGTGCGGAACGAGGCGCGCAAGGGGCTGAAGAAACTGACCGGGTGA
- a CDS encoding integrase core domain-containing protein, with the protein MGRVASSVDNTTMESTWSSLQRELLDRRAWANREELASVVFGWIEGFYNPVRRHSRLGYQSPNEFEDLHTTASAAASSTNRS; encoded by the coding sequence ATGGGCCGGGTCGCCTCGAGCGTGGACAACACGACGATGGAGTCGACCTGGTCGAGCCTGCAGCGCGAACTCCTCGACCGTCGCGCCTGGGCCAACCGCGAGGAGCTCGCCTCGGTGGTCTTCGGGTGGATCGAGGGCTTCTACAACCCCGTCCGGCGCCACTCCAGGCTCGGCTACCAGTCCCCGAACGAGTTCGAGGACCTTCACACCACCGCTAGCGCGGCGGCATCATCAACCAACCGCAGCTGA